A single Candidatus Lokiarchaeota archaeon DNA region contains:
- a CDS encoding ribonuclease PH gives MVRSDGRENDELRPVEVTRDYLKHPEGSVLIATGETKVICTATVEDGVPGWLNGKGQGWCTGEYGMLPRSTDNRINRYRRSGRTYEIQRLIGRSLRAALDLTSLGEYTLRIDCDVIQADGGTRTASITGGYIALVDAIDYMLAMDMLSESPLMGAVAAVSVGVVNGECLLDLCYIEDSTADVDMNIVMRDAEFVEVQGTAEGETFDRTQMDDMLDLAAKGCEELMEFQERSLCPD, from the coding sequence ATGGTTCGTTCAGATGGCCGCGAAAATGATGAGCTGCGTCCGGTAGAAGTTACCCGTGATTATCTCAAACATCCTGAGGGATCAGTCCTTATTGCAACTGGTGAGACGAAAGTGATTTGCACCGCCACTGTGGAAGACGGTGTACCGGGTTGGCTGAACGGTAAGGGACAGGGTTGGTGTACTGGGGAGTATGGCATGCTCCCACGGTCTACTGATAACCGCATCAACCGGTATCGACGGAGTGGTCGTACTTACGAGATTCAACGATTGATTGGTCGCTCCTTGCGTGCAGCTCTCGATCTGACATCCCTGGGGGAATATACCCTGCGCATCGATTGTGATGTTATCCAGGCAGATGGAGGTACCCGGACCGCATCGATTACTGGCGGTTACATCGCGCTTGTTGATGCCATAGATTACATGTTGGCTATGGATATGCTTTCAGAAAGCCCGCTTATGGGTGCCGTTGCTGCTGTGAGTGTGGGTGTTGTCAATGGCGAATGTCTGCTCGATCTCTGCTACATCGAGGATTCTACCGCTGATGTTGACATGAACATCGTGATGCGTGATGCAGAGTTTGTCGAGGTACAAGGGACAGCCGAAGGAGAAACTTTTGACCGAACCCAGATGGATGACATGCTTGATCTGGCGGCAAAGGGCTGCGAAGAGCTGATGGAATTTCAGGAGCGCAGCCTCTGCCCTGACTAG
- a CDS encoding CPBP family intramembrane metalloprotease yields MTELNDEGYRTLSELDKLILQASTVIITCLSVLYFVYFNDLFIAIYGIGSFLLAIFIIGEDPPSPIRKDSVIEDPLVESAIVLLVFLDWTLLVAPSFNLANIAIVTGSLIFAFAIPLLFMVVFRENKISSLGFNLSDIEKSSPLTVSILVSLIIGFIIRLLLGQNSLEFFGSQDIHRELLSGIITMAVIPALIEEFIFRGIMQDRLSYRMRSRVGGIVTTTMVFAALHLFTVASGFELYQGGLAYPLLHALLTRLPLGLILGMIWDKSRSLIPVFLIHFTNNAVYLILQTAATV; encoded by the coding sequence ATGACAGAGCTGAATGACGAAGGATACAGAACATTGTCGGAATTGGATAAGCTGATTCTTCAAGCCTCTACCGTAATCATTACCTGCCTTTCGGTCCTCTATTTTGTGTACTTCAATGATTTGTTCATAGCAATATATGGAATTGGATCCTTTTTACTCGCTATATTCATTATAGGTGAAGACCCACCATCACCAATCAGAAAGGATTCCGTCATTGAAGACCCTTTGGTCGAGAGTGCAATAGTATTACTGGTTTTCTTGGATTGGACTCTCTTAGTTGCACCGAGTTTCAATCTAGCGAATATAGCGATAGTAACAGGCTCGTTGATATTCGCTTTCGCTATACCTCTTCTGTTTATGGTGGTATTCAGAGAGAACAAAATCTCTTCACTGGGATTCAATTTGTCCGATATCGAAAAGTCCTCGCCACTTACCGTTTCAATTTTGGTGTCGCTAATTATTGGGTTTATTATCAGACTTCTTCTGGGGCAAAATTCACTAGAATTTTTCGGCTCTCAAGATATTCATAGAGAGCTGTTAAGCGGAATCATTACTATGGCTGTAATTCCGGCGCTGATTGAGGAATTTATCTTCCGAGGCATAATGCAAGACCGACTCAGTTATCGGATGAGAAGCAGAGTGGGTGGAATTGTCACAACTACGATGGTCTTTGCTGCTTTGCATCTGTTCACAGTTGCTTCAGGATTCGAGCTGTATCAGGGAGGTTTGGCTTATCCTCTACTTCATGCCCTACTGACACGTCTGCCGCTGGGCTTGATTCTTGGCATGATCTGGGATAAATCTAGGAGCTTGATTCCCGTCTTTCTGATTCATTTTACAAATAATGCCGTCTATTTAATCCTTCAAACAGCCGCAACGGTATGA